In Fibrobacter sp. UWB10, a single window of DNA contains:
- a CDS encoding riboflavin synthase has product MFTGIIQSTGEIVSIESRGDALTMRLKSPGFFKNCKLGDSVANDGVCLSIESCTDDEATFCLMHQTVENTGFKQAAVGKLVNLELPCRADSFMGGHFVMGHVDCITEVIKVTPRETGVEVDLKLPADLRRYVIRRGSISLNGISLTVAEKFEDSIRVCIIPETLARTNLRNWVPGTIVNVEVDMLGKYIENYLKERDLA; this is encoded by the coding sequence ATGTTTACGGGTATTATTCAATCTACCGGTGAAATCGTTTCTATCGAAAGTAGGGGCGATGCGCTTACCATGCGCCTTAAGTCACCGGGCTTTTTTAAAAATTGTAAGTTGGGCGACAGTGTCGCCAACGATGGTGTGTGTCTTTCCATTGAATCTTGTACCGATGACGAAGCCACTTTTTGCCTGATGCACCAGACGGTGGAAAATACGGGCTTTAAGCAGGCCGCTGTCGGTAAGTTGGTGAATTTGGAACTTCCGTGTCGTGCAGACAGCTTTATGGGCGGTCACTTTGTGATGGGCCATGTGGACTGCATAACCGAAGTCATCAAGGTGACTCCGCGTGAAACGGGTGTCGAAGTGGATTTGAAGCTTCCGGCTGACCTGCGTCGCTATGTGATTCGCCGCGGTTCGATTTCGCTTAACGGAATCAGCCTGACGGTCGCTGAAAAGTTCGAAGATTCCATTCGCGTGTGCATTATCCCTGAAACGCTTGCTCGCACGAACCTGCGCAATTGGGTTCCGGGTACAATCGTGAATGTGGAAGTCGACATGCTCGGCAAGTATATTGAAAATTATCTGAAGGAACGTGACCTTGCTTAA
- the nusB gene encoding transcription antitermination factor NusB — protein MKVSYRPARVFAMQLLYAMEITGQTAGEALPGVLESQPLHAEQKKYGMKLVDLVQAHREELDENIKAAAAHWELDRMASLDRIVLRIAMVELSYIPEIPMKVAITEAVQIAAKYSTDNSDSFVNGLLTGFMRNRGMVVTEPKEK, from the coding sequence ATGAAAGTAAGTTACAGACCCGCCCGTGTTTTTGCCATGCAGCTGTTGTATGCCATGGAAATTACGGGCCAGACCGCAGGGGAGGCTCTTCCGGGAGTGCTCGAATCCCAGCCCCTTCACGCTGAACAGAAAAAGTATGGAATGAAGTTGGTGGACCTGGTGCAGGCCCATCGCGAAGAACTCGACGAAAACATCAAGGCCGCGGCCGCTCACTGGGAACTGGACCGCATGGCAAGCCTTGACCGCATTGTGCTCCGCATTGCGATGGTCGAACTTTCTTACATTCCCGAAATCCCCATGAAGGTCGCCATTACCGAAGCGGTGCAGATTGCCGCCAAGTACAGCACCGACAATTCGGATTCTTTCGTGAACGGCCTTTTGACTGGCTTTATGCGTAACCGTGGCATGGTTGTCACCGAACCTAAGGAAAAGTAA
- the lgt gene encoding prolipoprotein diacylglyceryl transferase encodes MEPTWWNLIPSYFDGTAFTLGSFPVRWYGIMYIFAFVTGYLTLMHVNKKEKLGYTKDQFDSLFTWIIAGIIIGARLGYVFFYKPGYYLANPTEIIFPMTHDALGYHFTGISGMSYHGGMILGTIFTYIGLKRNKMNVWEGLNLCFMLAPLAYTWGRWGNFINGELFGEVTTSGIGMWFPLAHDSPITNPILHHPSQLYEMLFEGVILFVVLYNLRRIPLLRDKMPCLYLMGYGLFRFFIEFFRRPDAHLGRVDLFGMSRGQTLCSVMFLTGLIWLIVLIYRQKKKEPKENAST; translated from the coding sequence ATGGAACCGACATGGTGGAATCTAATCCCTTCTTATTTTGACGGAACGGCCTTTACGCTGGGGAGCTTCCCGGTGCGCTGGTACGGCATCATGTACATTTTCGCCTTCGTGACGGGCTACCTGACGCTGATGCACGTGAACAAGAAGGAAAAGCTGGGCTACACCAAGGACCAGTTCGACAGCCTGTTCACCTGGATTATCGCGGGTATCATTATCGGTGCGCGCCTGGGCTACGTGTTCTTCTACAAACCGGGCTACTACCTCGCCAACCCGACCGAAATCATTTTCCCGATGACCCACGATGCGCTCGGCTACCACTTTACGGGCATTTCGGGCATGAGCTACCACGGCGGCATGATTCTTGGCACGATTTTCACCTACATTGGCCTGAAGCGCAACAAGATGAACGTGTGGGAAGGCCTGAACCTTTGCTTTATGCTGGCTCCGCTCGCCTACACCTGGGGCCGCTGGGGCAACTTTATTAACGGCGAACTTTTTGGCGAAGTCACTACAAGCGGCATTGGCATGTGGTTCCCGCTCGCCCACGATAGTCCGATTACGAACCCGATTCTACACCACCCGAGCCAGCTTTACGAAATGCTATTCGAAGGCGTTATTTTGTTTGTAGTTTTGTACAACTTAAGGCGCATTCCGCTGCTGCGCGACAAGATGCCCTGCCTGTACCTAATGGGCTACGGCCTCTTTAGATTCTTTATCGAATTTTTCCGCAGACCCGATGCACACCTTGGCCGCGTGGACCTGTTCGGCATGAGCCGCGGACAGACACTTTGCAGCGTCATGTTCCTGACCGGCTTAATCTGGCTGATTGTTCTGATTTATAGGCAGAAGAAAAAAGAGCCCAAAGAGAACGCATCAACCTAA
- the fabF gene encoding beta-ketoacyl-ACP synthase II — MEEVVITGMGCVSALGNTPELLWNNLLEGKSGLATIDRFDVTNYPIKIAAAVKEFDGSEFISPRDSSRLSRCIQYAVYASFQALKNAGISPENEDPTRSGVIIGSGIGGMQIYSDSVVSLSNRGPSRVSPFFIPMSIVNMPAGEVSNRTGWMGPCYAVVSACATSNHSIAAAYDQIRLGRADIMLAGGTDETVNNVALAGFTSMKALSKRNDDPTTASRPFDKDRDGFVIGEGSGILVLESLTHAKKRGANILARVAGIGMSADAHHMSAPREDGEGVRLAIEMALREAGISPKDVGYVNTHGTSTPLGDVAECSALEKVFAGATDSLKVNSSKCMIGHALGAAGALEAIITVKSLQNQMIHATTNVFNQDERIHLDVCANKNTSHSFNYAMSDSFGFGGQNSVLLLGRN, encoded by the coding sequence ATGGAAGAAGTCGTAATCACTGGTATGGGGTGTGTTTCCGCCCTCGGCAATACGCCGGAACTCCTTTGGAACAACCTGCTGGAAGGTAAATCCGGACTTGCAACGATCGATCGCTTCGACGTGACCAACTATCCTATTAAGATAGCTGCAGCCGTCAAGGAATTCGATGGTTCTGAATTTATTTCCCCGCGCGATTCGTCCCGCCTCTCTAGGTGCATCCAGTACGCTGTGTATGCTTCTTTCCAGGCTCTTAAGAACGCCGGTATTTCTCCCGAAAACGAAGATCCGACCCGCTCTGGCGTGATTATCGGTTCCGGTATCGGCGGTATGCAGATTTATAGCGACTCCGTCGTTTCGCTTTCGAACCGTGGCCCGAGCCGCGTGTCCCCGTTCTTCATTCCGATGTCTATCGTGAACATGCCCGCCGGCGAAGTTTCCAACCGCACTGGCTGGATGGGCCCATGCTACGCAGTGGTTTCCGCTTGCGCCACCTCTAACCACTCTATCGCCGCCGCCTACGACCAGATCCGCTTGGGCCGCGCCGATATCATGCTCGCCGGTGGTACCGACGAAACCGTGAACAATGTCGCTCTCGCTGGCTTTACCTCTATGAAGGCCTTGAGCAAGCGCAACGACGATCCGACGACGGCTTCTCGTCCGTTTGATAAGGACCGCGATGGTTTCGTGATCGGTGAAGGTTCTGGCATTCTCGTTCTCGAAAGCCTTACGCACGCTAAGAAGCGTGGCGCCAACATTCTCGCCCGCGTGGCCGGCATCGGCATGAGCGCAGACGCTCACCACATGTCCGCCCCGCGTGAAGACGGCGAAGGCGTTCGCCTCGCTATCGAAATGGCTCTCCGCGAAGCTGGTATTTCCCCGAAGGATGTGGGCTACGTGAACACCCACGGTACTTCGACTCCGCTCGGCGACGTTGCTGAATGCTCCGCCCTCGAAAAGGTCTTTGCCGGCGCCACCGACAGCCTCAAGGTGAACTCCTCCAAGTGCATGATCGGCCACGCTCTCGGCGCCGCCGGTGCCCTCGAAGCCATCATCACCGTGAAGTCCTTGCAGAATCAGATGATTCATGCGACCACGAACGTGTTCAACCAGGACGAACGCATCCACCTCGATGTGTGCGCCAACAAGAACACCAGCCACTCGTTCAACTACGCCATGTCCGACAGTTTCGGCTTCGGTGGCCAGAACAGCGTGCTGCTCCTCGGCCGCAACTAG
- the ribH gene encoding 6,7-dimethyl-8-ribityllumazine synthase: MNEIKNSLNGSGLKVAIAVARFNEVVTDKLLEGAVRQLELLGVADKDITVVHVPGAFELPGVCRRLADSGKYSAVMALGAVIRGETSHYDVVVNASTGGIANIAAEGKLPVILGILTTDTVDQAMNRAGLKAGNLGSSWASTAVEMANLYKTI, from the coding sequence GTGAACGAAATCAAGAATTCCCTCAATGGTAGTGGCCTCAAGGTGGCAATCGCCGTTGCCCGCTTTAACGAGGTCGTGACCGACAAGCTCCTGGAAGGGGCTGTGCGTCAGCTTGAACTGCTCGGTGTAGCAGACAAGGACATCACGGTTGTGCATGTGCCGGGCGCATTCGAACTACCGGGCGTGTGCCGTCGCCTCGCTGACAGCGGCAAGTACAGTGCCGTGATGGCGCTGGGTGCTGTGATTCGCGGCGAAACCAGCCACTACGACGTGGTGGTGAACGCTTCTACCGGTGGCATTGCAAACATCGCTGCCGAAGGTAAGCTCCCCGTGATTCTTGGAATCCTCACCACTGATACCGTGGACCAGGCTATGAACCGTGCAGGCCTTAAGGCCGGCAACCTCGGCTCTAGCTGGGCATCTACCGCCGTTGAAATGGCAAACCTTTACAAGACCATCTAA
- the orn gene encoding oligoribonuclease, protein MKSAPNLVWMDLEMSGLEPERDVILEIATIVTDPNLNILAEGPVLAIHQTENVFEGMDDWNKRHHTQSGLVERCRKSTLTMADADKMTLDFIKPFTTERGNVLCGNSITQDRRFLYKYMPLLTGWLNYRNIDVSSIKELTFRWYPDLPEFQKMEKHQALDDIRESIAELQYYRKTIFK, encoded by the coding sequence ATTAAAAGCGCACCGAACCTCGTCTGGATGGACCTCGAAATGTCGGGTCTTGAGCCAGAGAGGGACGTCATTCTCGAAATTGCGACGATCGTAACCGACCCGAACTTGAATATTTTGGCTGAAGGGCCCGTCTTGGCGATTCACCAGACCGAAAACGTTTTTGAAGGCATGGACGACTGGAACAAGCGTCACCACACCCAGAGCGGGCTCGTGGAACGCTGCCGGAAGTCGACACTCACCATGGCCGACGCCGACAAGATGACGCTCGACTTCATCAAGCCCTTCACCACCGAACGCGGAAACGTGCTCTGCGGAAATTCTATTACGCAGGACAGGCGTTTTCTGTACAAGTACATGCCGCTTTTGACCGGCTGGCTGAACTACAGAAACATCGACGTGAGTTCTATCAAGGAACTGACCTTCCGCTGGTACCCGGACCTGCCAGAATTCCAGAAGATGGAAAAGCACCAGGCCTTGGACGACATCCGCGAAAGCATCGCCGAACTCCAGTACTACCGCAAGACGATTTTCAAGTAA
- a CDS encoding penicillin-binding transpeptidase domain-containing protein, protein MDYNNYLPKKRLPYAVRIRNRIIVFSVFMGLCALMGTCIFSEKEPPKPAEEDEYAEAIDSTATNDATLQAEQLSETGIFPKADSEDLANTQATVAAAVVPDNPTEADVIDSAHIKAQKDVFMAEKIDNLLRRFRPEHAVILMVDPQSNEIIAWGERRNNHVQEKPDYFIKNTFPAASLAKTVTISAAMESNRYSLTSQIPMIGSSIHLYKNQLRVKEGYKGPFIELQDAYAKSANPPMAIVGMNVGAERLRSAAKKLGYNMNFPGALPPRSNYAPPDTGYGLAEVSSGFTEATTLTPLLAAAQVRSILTKKPLEIPWAANLDGFAPKSRIALDVGKFSDNTYYGLREAMIRTVTHGTARKNISTRHMARKNFNALTIGGKTGSLDGHDPYGRYEWFMGFAQSKEDPNKAVVLVIMQVHDLQGMRSQPATQVAGMLFNYWAHQYLPKKGK, encoded by the coding sequence ATGGACTATAATAATTACCTTCCGAAAAAAAGGCTCCCCTACGCCGTTAGGATTCGCAACCGAATTATCGTTTTTTCCGTTTTTATGGGACTTTGCGCCCTGATGGGCACCTGCATTTTTAGCGAAAAAGAGCCCCCGAAGCCCGCTGAAGAAGACGAATACGCCGAAGCAATCGATTCTACAGCCACAAACGACGCCACCCTGCAGGCCGAACAGCTAAGCGAAACGGGAATTTTCCCGAAGGCAGACTCCGAAGACCTGGCGAATACGCAGGCAACAGTTGCCGCCGCCGTGGTTCCCGATAATCCGACCGAAGCAGACGTCATCGACAGCGCGCACATCAAGGCCCAGAAAGATGTTTTCATGGCCGAAAAAATCGACAACCTGCTGCGCCGATTCCGCCCCGAACACGCGGTCATCTTGATGGTAGACCCCCAAAGCAACGAAATTATTGCCTGGGGCGAACGCCGCAACAACCACGTGCAAGAAAAGCCCGACTACTTTATCAAGAATACCTTCCCGGCGGCATCGCTTGCAAAGACGGTCACCATTTCGGCGGCCATGGAATCAAACCGCTACTCGCTCACATCGCAAATCCCGATGATTGGCTCAAGCATTCACCTTTACAAGAACCAGCTGCGCGTCAAGGAAGGCTACAAGGGTCCGTTTATCGAACTGCAAGACGCCTACGCCAAGTCCGCTAATCCGCCCATGGCCATCGTGGGCATGAACGTGGGTGCCGAACGCCTGCGCAGCGCCGCCAAGAAGCTGGGCTACAACATGAATTTCCCGGGTGCACTCCCCCCGCGTTCCAACTACGCACCGCCCGATACCGGCTACGGCCTCGCCGAAGTCAGCAGCGGCTTTACGGAAGCCACCACTTTGACCCCGCTCCTTGCAGCCGCACAGGTCCGCTCCATTCTCACGAAAAAGCCGCTGGAAATTCCCTGGGCCGCTAACTTGGACGGATTCGCTCCCAAGAGCCGTATCGCGCTTGATGTAGGCAAGTTCAGCGACAACACTTATTACGGCCTACGCGAAGCGATGATTCGCACGGTCACGCACGGCACCGCCCGCAAAAACATTTCGACCAGACACATGGCCCGCAAGAACTTCAACGCCCTCACCATCGGCGGAAAGACGGGTTCCCTCGACGGACACGACCCATACGGCCGCTACGAATGGTTCATGGGTTTTGCACAGTCCAAGGAAGACCCGAACAAGGCGGTGGTACTTGTGATTATGCAGGTGCACGACTTGCAAGGCATGCGTTCGCAGCCGGCAACCCAGGTCGCCGGAATGCTATTTAACTACTGGGCTCACCAATATTTACCCAAGAAAGGAAAGTAA
- a CDS encoding Rpn family recombination-promoting nuclease/putative transposase, with protein sequence MYTRKKKCADPILEMLGLGHLYLGKRPLVWIPDLYSRKESAEKRKTDSSELHDKSVPYDTGETDLSEYFVKTKTDGPYASLLSDVTFKKAFSPDTETGKANLINLLNDMLKGQILCKIKDVSSQQSELNDSGSKASRTSIFDLHCIDEEGRLIEIEVQLRRRTNFLKRLAFYSSQMVVKQGKPGRKWNHDIKPTYVIAIARHSVFNDGEAIHRAGILDYKTHEQWVDCANFTVVELSKIKRIVCKKDDDATKWMFVFRYLNRLERLPPALNAGKFKGLLEPAKIARFNKKELERYRRTMYTEWDRYGEEEAFAEDHPEYIKKIGDEAVAKVNKKFATRDKKIAKFLQSIGVSSQDIASAFAIK encoded by the coding sequence ATGTACACGCGAAAAAAGAAATGCGCAGACCCGATTCTTGAAATGCTTGGTCTCGGACATCTGTACCTGGGCAAAAGGCCGTTGGTGTGGATTCCAGATTTGTATTCCCGAAAAGAATCCGCTGAAAAAAGAAAAACTGACTCAAGCGAACTGCATGACAAGTCTGTTCCGTATGATACGGGTGAAACTGATCTTTCGGAATATTTCGTGAAAACAAAGACTGACGGACCGTACGCGAGTCTTCTCAGTGATGTCACGTTCAAAAAGGCTTTCTCGCCGGATACGGAAACTGGTAAAGCCAATCTCATCAATCTACTGAACGATATGCTTAAGGGACAAATCCTGTGCAAGATAAAGGATGTTTCTTCGCAACAGTCCGAATTGAACGATTCCGGCAGCAAGGCTTCTAGAACATCGATATTTGACCTGCATTGCATTGATGAAGAAGGCCGTCTGATAGAAATAGAGGTTCAGCTTCGCAGAAGGACAAATTTCTTAAAGAGGCTAGCTTTCTATTCAAGTCAAATGGTCGTCAAACAAGGAAAGCCTGGACGCAAATGGAATCACGACATCAAGCCGACCTATGTTATTGCAATTGCGAGGCACTCCGTTTTTAATGACGGTGAAGCGATTCACCGTGCGGGAATTCTCGATTATAAAACACATGAACAATGGGTGGACTGTGCAAACTTTACAGTTGTGGAATTGTCTAAGATAAAAAGGATTGTTTGCAAAAAAGATGATGATGCGACCAAGTGGATGTTTGTTTTCCGGTATCTAAACCGTCTGGAGCGGCTTCCGCCTGCGTTAAACGCTGGAAAGTTCAAAGGCTTGCTTGAACCGGCGAAAATAGCTAGATTCAATAAAAAGGAACTTGAAAGGTATAGGCGCACTATGTACACGGAATGGGACAGATACGGCGAAGAAGAGGCTTTTGCAGAAGATCATCCTGAATACATCAAGAAAATTGGGGATGAGGCTGTGGCGAAGGTAAATAAGAAATTTGCGACTCGTGATAAGAAAATAGCTAAATTTTTGCAATCTATAGGCGTTTCCTCTCAAGATATTGCCTCTGCTTTTGCTATCAAGTAA
- a CDS encoding bifunctional 3,4-dihydroxy-2-butanone-4-phosphate synthase/GTP cyclohydrolase II, translated as MTLLNTIEEAIEDFKNGKFLIVVDDEDRENEGDFVIAAEKITPEKVNFMLHEGRGVLCAPLPIKRCHELNLTRQTAENTSILGTPFTIMVDKIEGCTTGVSAHDRAATILALSDPNSKPSDFGRPGHISPLYAQEEGVLRRAGHTEAAVDLAKLAGLRPAAALIEIMNEDGTMARMPQLQEVAKKFGLKIISIRDLIDYRLRNEKLVQRVAAPHVSTKYGDFTAYAYKSKTDGVEHVAWVAGNPDFSKPVYVRVHSECLTGDIFGSLRCDCGEQLAAAMKFIGEHGGVFLYMRGQEGRGIGLCNKLRAYELQEKGMDTVEANLHLGFKSDLRQYGTGAQILADLGVKEMRLLTNNPSKISGITAYGLKIVERVPIEIKPNKENLFYLLTKQKKMGHQLHVDAAAEANLKEDK; from the coding sequence GTGACCTTGCTTAATACGATTGAAGAGGCCATAGAAGATTTTAAGAACGGCAAGTTTTTGATTGTGGTCGATGACGAAGACCGCGAAAACGAAGGCGACTTTGTAATCGCCGCCGAAAAGATTACGCCCGAAAAGGTGAACTTCATGCTCCACGAAGGCCGTGGCGTGCTTTGCGCACCGCTCCCGATCAAGCGTTGTCATGAACTGAACCTCACGCGGCAGACCGCCGAGAATACTTCGATTCTTGGGACGCCGTTTACCATCATGGTCGATAAAATTGAAGGCTGCACCACGGGTGTATCCGCTCACGACCGCGCGGCAACGATTCTCGCTCTTTCGGACCCGAATTCCAAGCCGAGCGACTTCGGCAGGCCGGGGCATATTTCGCCCCTGTACGCCCAGGAAGAGGGCGTACTCCGTCGCGCAGGCCATACCGAAGCAGCTGTAGACCTAGCAAAGCTTGCGGGCCTGCGTCCGGCGGCTGCCTTGATCGAAATCATGAACGAAGACGGCACGATGGCTCGTATGCCGCAGCTTCAGGAAGTCGCAAAGAAGTTTGGTCTCAAGATTATCTCGATCCGCGACCTGATCGACTATCGTCTGAGAAATGAAAAGCTGGTGCAGCGCGTTGCCGCTCCGCACGTGTCGACCAAGTACGGCGACTTTACCGCCTACGCTTACAAGAGCAAGACCGACGGCGTAGAACATGTGGCTTGGGTTGCAGGAAACCCCGACTTCAGCAAGCCGGTGTATGTGCGCGTGCATAGCGAATGCCTTACGGGCGATATCTTTGGTAGCCTCCGCTGTGATTGTGGCGAACAGCTGGCCGCCGCCATGAAGTTCATTGGCGAGCACGGCGGCGTGTTCCTTTACATGCGCGGTCAAGAAGGCCGTGGAATCGGTCTTTGCAACAAGCTCCGCGCTTACGAACTGCAAGAAAAGGGCATGGACACGGTCGAAGCGAACTTGCACCTTGGGTTCAAGTCGGACCTGCGTCAGTACGGTACGGGCGCCCAGATTCTGGCAGACCTCGGCGTCAAGGAAATGCGACTGCTCACGAACAACCCGAGCAAGATTTCGGGCATTACGGCCTATGGCCTTAAAATCGTGGAACGCGTGCCGATCGAAATTAAGCCGAACAAGGAAAACTTGTTCTACCTGCTTACGAAGCAGAAGAAGATGGGACACCAGCTGCACGTGGATGCCGCTGCCGAAGCGAATTTGAAAGAGGATAAGTAA